A stretch of the Clarias gariepinus isolate MV-2021 ecotype Netherlands chromosome 26, CGAR_prim_01v2, whole genome shotgun sequence genome encodes the following:
- the rnf144b gene encoding E3 ubiquitin-protein ligase RNF144B isoform X2, with protein sequence MAEVSDSYIQTADAMVYCKLCLNDFPAPETSTLHSCDCIFCTQCLRQYVQLAIRDGAGTPITCPDVACKRPGALLDSEIASFASGDQLKFYQRLKFERGISKIPHVPDASARDVLCFKYYNASEIVLGRTMEDWLRFSVCYWHSFCGTGADPFGSPTLHRPWNEGDNSMEIAKKRLSAAFEFFTKLGVKYYTFHDRDMAPEGQTLEESNRNLDEITDLALELQKQTGVKVLWITCNLFAHPRYMNGAASNPDCQVFAFAGAQVKKGLEIAKKLQAENFVFWGGREGFLSTLNTDVAAELKHMANFFKMAVAYKEKIGLKCQFLIEPKPKEPCKHQYDYDAMSVIGFLKHFGLDKDFKLNIEPNHTTLAGHSYEHDIIMASVFGMLGSVDANTGSPDLGWDTDQFPMDIRNTTLVMKAVIEQGGLQPGGLNFDAKVRRESTDLEDLFIAHIGAMDAFARGLRNAAKMIEEGVMQNMLRERYMSFSLGIGLKVEEGSCSLEELEEYVKQTGEPKTTSGKQEQYEAVFNHYL encoded by the exons ATGGCTGAGGTCTCAGACTCCTACATCCAGACAGCAGATGCCATGGTTTATTGCAAACTATGCTTGAATGACTTTCCTGCACCAGAGACGAGCACGTTGCACTCCTGTGACTGTATTTTTTGCACCCAG TGCTTACGTCAGTACGTGCAGTTGGCCATTAGGGACGGCGCTGGCACCCCCATCACCTGCCCTGACGTGGCATGCAAGCGCCCTGGAGCTCTGCTGGATTCGGAG ATTGCCTCTTTTGCCTCTGGTGATCAACTCAAGTTCTACCAACGGCTTAAATTTGAAAGag gCATTTCCAAGATTCCTCATGTGCCTGATGCCAGTGCAAGAGATGTGCTGTGTttcaaatattacaatgcatcAGAG ATTGTGCTGGGCAGGACGATGGAGGATTGGCTCCGATTCTCTGTTTGTTACTGGCACTCTTTCTGTGGAACGG GTGCTGACCCGTTTGGCTCTCCCACCCTGCACAGGCCTTGGAATGAAGGAGACAACAGCATGGAGATAGCGAAGAAAAGACTCAGTGCTGCGTTTGAGTTCTTCACCAAACTTGgt GTAAAGTACTACACTTTTCATGACAG GGACATGGCCCCTGAGGGACAAACTCTGGAGGAGTCCAATAGGAACCTGGATGAGATAACAGACCTGGCGCTGGAGCTGCAGAAGCAGACTGGCGTTAAAGTGCTGTGGATCACCTGCAACCTCTTTGCTCATCCCAG ATATATGAACGGAGCTGCGAGTAACCCAGACTGCCAGGTTTTTGCCTTTGCTGGGGCTCAGGTGAAAAAAGGTCTGGAGATTGCCAAGAAACTGCAGGCTGAGAACTTTG TGTTTTGGGGAGGTCGTGAAGGTTTCCTCTCCACACTTAACACAGATGTGGCGGCTGAACTCAAGCACATGGCCAACTTTTTCAAAATGGCCGTGG CTTATAAAGAGAAGATCGGATTAAAATGCCAGTTTCTCATTGAGCCCAAGCCAAAGGAACCCTGCAAGCACCAGTACGATTATG ATGCAATGAGTGTTATTGGATTTCTTAAGCACTTTGGACTGGACAAAGACTTTAAACTGAATATCGAACCCAATCACACAACCCTGGCTGGACATTCTTATGAACATGACATCATCATGGCCTCTGT gtttggCATGCTGGGGTCTGTGGATGCCAACACAGGTTCGCCTGACCTGGGCTGGGACACAGATCAGTTCCCCATGGACATCCGAAATACGACCTTGGTGATGAAG GCTGTTATTGAGCAGGGCGGCCTGCAGCCTGGAGGTTTAAATTTCGATGCCAAAGTCCGAAGGGAATCGACTGATCTGGAGGATTTGTTCATCGCTCACATTGGTGCCATGGATGCTTTTGCTCGAGGTCTCAGAAACGCAGCCAAGATGATTGAGGAAGGAGTTATGCAAAATATGCTACGG GAACGCTACATGAGCTTCAGCCTTGGAATCGGACTGAAGGTGGAAGAGGGCAGTTGCTCACTGGAGGAACTTGAG GAGTATGTCAAGCAGACCGGAGAGCCTAAAACGACATCAGGGAAACAAGAGCAATACGAAGCCGTCTTTAATCATTACTTGTGA
- the rnf144b gene encoding E3 ubiquitin-protein ligase RNF144B isoform X1 encodes MSTNTEFFPGISKIPHVPDASARDVLCFKYYNASEIVLGRTMEDWLRFSVCYWHSFCGTGADPFGSPTLHRPWNEGDNSMEIAKKRLSAAFEFFTKLGVKYYTFHDRDMAPEGQTLEESNRNLDEITDLALELQKQTGVKVLWITCNLFAHPRYMNGAASNPDCQVFAFAGAQVKKGLEIAKKLQAENFVFWGGREGFLSTLNTDVAAELKHMANFFKMAVAYKEKIGLKCQFLIEPKPKEPCKHQYDYDAMSVIGFLKHFGLDKDFKLNIEPNHTTLAGHSYEHDIIMASVFGMLGSVDANTGSPDLGWDTDQFPMDIRNTTLVMKAVIEQGGLQPGGLNFDAKVRRESTDLEDLFIAHIGAMDAFARGLRNAAKMIEEGVMQNMLRERYMSFSLGIGLKVEEGSCSLEELEEYVKQTGEPKTTSGKQEQYEAVFNHYL; translated from the exons ATGTCGACAAACACTGAGTTTTTCCCAG gCATTTCCAAGATTCCTCATGTGCCTGATGCCAGTGCAAGAGATGTGCTGTGTttcaaatattacaatgcatcAGAG ATTGTGCTGGGCAGGACGATGGAGGATTGGCTCCGATTCTCTGTTTGTTACTGGCACTCTTTCTGTGGAACGG GTGCTGACCCGTTTGGCTCTCCCACCCTGCACAGGCCTTGGAATGAAGGAGACAACAGCATGGAGATAGCGAAGAAAAGACTCAGTGCTGCGTTTGAGTTCTTCACCAAACTTGgt GTAAAGTACTACACTTTTCATGACAG GGACATGGCCCCTGAGGGACAAACTCTGGAGGAGTCCAATAGGAACCTGGATGAGATAACAGACCTGGCGCTGGAGCTGCAGAAGCAGACTGGCGTTAAAGTGCTGTGGATCACCTGCAACCTCTTTGCTCATCCCAG ATATATGAACGGAGCTGCGAGTAACCCAGACTGCCAGGTTTTTGCCTTTGCTGGGGCTCAGGTGAAAAAAGGTCTGGAGATTGCCAAGAAACTGCAGGCTGAGAACTTTG TGTTTTGGGGAGGTCGTGAAGGTTTCCTCTCCACACTTAACACAGATGTGGCGGCTGAACTCAAGCACATGGCCAACTTTTTCAAAATGGCCGTGG CTTATAAAGAGAAGATCGGATTAAAATGCCAGTTTCTCATTGAGCCCAAGCCAAAGGAACCCTGCAAGCACCAGTACGATTATG ATGCAATGAGTGTTATTGGATTTCTTAAGCACTTTGGACTGGACAAAGACTTTAAACTGAATATCGAACCCAATCACACAACCCTGGCTGGACATTCTTATGAACATGACATCATCATGGCCTCTGT gtttggCATGCTGGGGTCTGTGGATGCCAACACAGGTTCGCCTGACCTGGGCTGGGACACAGATCAGTTCCCCATGGACATCCGAAATACGACCTTGGTGATGAAG GCTGTTATTGAGCAGGGCGGCCTGCAGCCTGGAGGTTTAAATTTCGATGCCAAAGTCCGAAGGGAATCGACTGATCTGGAGGATTTGTTCATCGCTCACATTGGTGCCATGGATGCTTTTGCTCGAGGTCTCAGAAACGCAGCCAAGATGATTGAGGAAGGAGTTATGCAAAATATGCTACGG GAACGCTACATGAGCTTCAGCCTTGGAATCGGACTGAAGGTGGAAGAGGGCAGTTGCTCACTGGAGGAACTTGAG GAGTATGTCAAGCAGACCGGAGAGCCTAAAACGACATCAGGGAAACAAGAGCAATACGAAGCCGTCTTTAATCATTACTTGTGA